Proteins from one Labrenzia sp. CE80 genomic window:
- the fsa gene encoding fructose-6-phosphate aldolase yields MKFFVDTAETAEIQELAATGLLDGVTTNPSLIAKSGRDFKEVIAEICKITDGDVSAEVAATDYDGMMSEAAELVKIADNVVIKLPLTLEGLKACKALTEKGHKTNVTLCFSANQALLAAKAGATYVSPFIGRLDDINVDGMELIREIRVIFDNYGFDTEILAASIRTANHVKECALIGADVATVPPATLKGLVKHPLTDKGLEAFLADWAKTGQKIV; encoded by the coding sequence ATGAAGTTTTTCGTCGACACCGCAGAGACCGCCGAGATCCAGGAACTGGCCGCCACCGGCCTGCTTGACGGCGTGACCACCAACCCGTCGCTGATCGCCAAATCCGGCCGCGATTTCAAGGAAGTCATCGCCGAGATCTGCAAGATCACTGATGGTGATGTCTCCGCAGAGGTGGCTGCAACCGACTATGACGGCATGATGAGTGAAGCCGCCGAACTGGTGAAGATCGCTGACAATGTCGTCATCAAGCTGCCGCTTACCCTTGAAGGCCTCAAGGCCTGTAAGGCGCTGACGGAAAAGGGCCACAAGACAAATGTGACCCTTTGCTTCTCCGCAAACCAGGCGCTTCTGGCCGCCAAGGCCGGCGCCACTTACGTCTCGCCGTTCATTGGCCGTTTGGACGACATCAACGTCGACGGCATGGAGCTGATCCGCGAAATCCGCGTGATCTTCGACAACTACGGCTTCGACACTGAAATCCTCGCCGCCTCCATCCGCACGGCGAATCACGTGAAGGAATGTGCATTGATCGGTGCCGACGTGGCGACGGTTCCACCGGCAACGCTCAAGGGCCTGGTCAAGCATCCGCTGACCGACAAGGGCCTTGAAGCCTTCCTCGCCGATTGGGCGAAGACCGGTCAGAAGATCGTCTAA
- a CDS encoding primosomal protein N' translates to MKETIASVLVPVAVPGPYTYRVPQGVTVVPGSIVKVPLGPREVLGAVWDGEPDAAINPKKLKLISHVFEKARPLDDELRRFVDWVANWTLSPPGMVLRMVLRSEEALQEEPPVPGVRKLDDRAPERMTPARQRVLDTMQDGLAWTKSGLAHAAGVSSSVIDGLLQQDVLEVVSLPAAPPPPMPQVDFAETKLMPAQQVAADGLVASFAKGSAVSLIDGVTGSGKTEVYFEAIAEALRRGKQALVLLPEIALTEQFLRRFEQRFGTYPAEWHSEITTKKRGRTWRGVANGDVRVVIGARSALFLPFVDLGLIIVDEEHDGAFKQDDRVPYNARDMAVVRGHLSRFPVVLASATPSVESRVNADLGRYTRFELPERASGAALPELRAIDMRNNGPDRGRWIAPELLEAMKETFADDGQSLLFLNRRGYAPLTLCRTCGHRFQCPHCSAWLVEHRFQNRLVCHHCGHSETVPKTCPSCNATDSLVACGPGVERIAEEVESLFPQARTLILSSDLPGGPERLRREMKVVEEGGADIVIGTQLVAKGHNFPKMKLVGVIDADLGLAHGDPRAAEKTFQLLAQVTGRAGRVTGGGRGFLQTYSPDHPVLKALMSQDRDAFYTAEIEARKAAGLPPFGRLAALVISGPEKMAAEGYARALVRAAPNEGAVTLLGPAEAALAMVRGRYRFRLLLIAPRQFDLQGYIRHWLANVPKATKGLRVQVDIDPQHFL, encoded by the coding sequence ATGAAGGAAACGATTGCGAGCGTGTTGGTGCCGGTAGCTGTGCCCGGGCCTTACACCTATCGGGTTCCTCAAGGGGTCACAGTCGTGCCCGGGTCTATCGTCAAGGTGCCACTCGGACCGAGAGAAGTGCTCGGCGCTGTGTGGGATGGTGAGCCGGACGCCGCGATCAATCCCAAAAAACTGAAGCTCATCAGCCACGTGTTTGAAAAGGCAAGGCCACTTGATGACGAGCTGCGCCGCTTCGTCGATTGGGTGGCGAACTGGACGCTTTCGCCGCCGGGCATGGTGCTGCGTATGGTCCTGAGGTCGGAAGAGGCACTTCAGGAAGAGCCGCCTGTCCCGGGCGTACGGAAATTGGACGATCGCGCTCCCGAAAGGATGACGCCTGCCCGCCAACGTGTTCTCGACACCATGCAGGATGGTCTCGCCTGGACCAAGAGTGGCCTCGCCCATGCGGCCGGTGTCAGCTCTTCGGTGATCGACGGCTTGTTGCAGCAGGATGTGCTGGAGGTGGTGTCGCTGCCCGCCGCGCCACCGCCGCCCATGCCTCAGGTCGATTTCGCCGAGACGAAACTCATGCCCGCCCAACAGGTGGCCGCTGACGGGCTGGTCGCCAGTTTCGCCAAGGGATCGGCTGTGTCGCTGATCGATGGGGTAACCGGGTCGGGCAAGACGGAAGTCTATTTTGAGGCCATCGCAGAAGCGTTGAGACGTGGCAAGCAGGCGCTGGTTCTTCTGCCTGAGATCGCACTGACGGAACAGTTCCTGCGTCGTTTCGAGCAACGCTTCGGGACCTATCCTGCTGAATGGCATTCGGAGATCACGACGAAAAAGCGGGGCAGGACCTGGCGCGGCGTCGCGAATGGGGATGTCCGGGTCGTGATCGGCGCGCGCTCTGCCCTGTTCCTGCCTTTTGTCGACCTCGGCCTCATCATCGTTGATGAGGAGCACGATGGTGCGTTCAAGCAGGACGACAGGGTTCCCTACAACGCCCGCGATATGGCCGTGGTTCGGGGTCATCTGTCCCGCTTTCCCGTGGTGCTGGCGTCTGCGACACCTTCGGTGGAGAGCCGCGTCAATGCGGATCTCGGGCGCTACACCCGGTTCGAGCTGCCCGAGCGGGCATCTGGCGCAGCTTTGCCCGAGCTTCGCGCCATCGACATGCGCAACAATGGTCCGGACCGGGGGCGTTGGATTGCACCCGAACTGCTGGAGGCAATGAAGGAGACCTTTGCCGATGATGGCCAGTCGCTTCTCTTCTTGAACCGACGTGGATATGCACCTCTGACGCTGTGCCGGACCTGCGGGCATCGGTTTCAGTGTCCGCACTGCAGTGCCTGGTTGGTCGAGCACCGTTTCCAGAACCGTCTGGTCTGCCATCACTGCGGTCACTCGGAAACGGTTCCCAAGACCTGTCCGTCATGCAACGCGACCGATTCTCTCGTTGCCTGTGGGCCGGGTGTGGAAAGAATCGCCGAAGAGGTCGAAAGCCTTTTCCCTCAAGCGCGCACGCTCATCCTGTCGTCGGACCTGCCGGGAGGGCCGGAGCGTTTGCGACGGGAGATGAAGGTCGTTGAAGAGGGAGGGGCAGATATTGTCATTGGCACACAGCTTGTCGCCAAGGGGCACAACTTTCCGAAAATGAAGCTGGTCGGGGTGATTGATGCGGATCTGGGGCTCGCCCATGGCGATCCTCGTGCAGCGGAAAAGACCTTCCAGCTTTTGGCGCAGGTAACGGGCCGCGCCGGGCGCGTCACCGGGGGAGGGCGAGGCTTCCTGCAGACTTACTCGCCCGATCATCCGGTGCTCAAGGCCTTGATGTCCCAGGACCGGGACGCCTTCTATACAGCAGAAATCGAGGCGCGAAAGGCTGCCGGGCTGCCGCCCTTCGGCCGTCTTGCAGCGCTTGTTATCTCTGGCCCTGAAAAGATGGCAGCGGAAGGATATGCCCGTGCGCTGGTCCGGGCCGCACCCAACGAAGGGGCGGTCACGCTCCTGGGTCCCGCAGAGGCTGCCCTCGCAATGGTGCGCGGCCGCTATCGCTTCCGCCTGCTTCTGATCGCGCCCCGCCAGTTCGATCTCCAGGGCTATATCAGACACTGGTTGGCCAATGTGCCCAAGGCGACCAAGGGACTGAGGGTCCAGGTCGACATCGATCCGCAGCATTTTCTGTGA
- a CDS encoding F0F1 ATP synthase subunit delta, with the protein MTDNVSLVSGVAKRYASALLDLAEETGVTADVERDLGNFEGFLAESSDLDRLVKSPAFSAEEQLNALTALLDKAQISGLAGNFVKLAARNRRLFVLPDMIKAFRVLLAEKRGEETAEVVSAAELSDDQVTALKEALSASSGKSVNISAKVDPALIGGLVVKVGSRMIDTSLRTKLNSLKFAMKEVG; encoded by the coding sequence GTGACTGACAACGTATCTCTCGTATCCGGCGTGGCTAAGCGTTATGCGTCCGCCCTCCTCGACTTGGCCGAGGAAACTGGTGTGACCGCCGATGTGGAGCGCGATCTTGGCAACTTCGAGGGCTTCCTCGCAGAAAGCTCTGATCTCGACCGCCTCGTGAAAAGCCCCGCTTTCAGTGCTGAAGAGCAGCTTAATGCGCTCACGGCACTTCTCGACAAGGCCCAGATCTCTGGCCTTGCCGGTAACTTCGTGAAGCTGGCGGCCCGCAACCGGCGCCTCTTCGTGCTCCCTGACATGATCAAGGCCTTCCGGGTCCTGCTGGCTGAAAAGCGTGGCGAGGAAACGGCTGAGGTCGTCTCGGCAGCTGAGCTGTCTGATGATCAGGTTACTGCCCTGAAAGAAGCGCTCTCGGCGTCTTCGGGCAAGTCCGTAAATATCTCGGCGAAGGTTGATCCTGCTCTGATCGGTGGCCTTGTGGTCAAGGTCGGTTCCCGCATGATCGATACGTCGCTGCGTACCAAACTCAATTCCCTCAAGTTCGCGATGAAAGAGGTCGGCTGA
- the atpA gene encoding F0F1 ATP synthase subunit alpha yields the protein MDIRAAEISAILKDQIKSFGQEAEVSEVGQVLSVGDGIARVYGLDKVQAGEMVEFPGGVRGMALNLESDNVGVVIFGSDRGIKEGDTVKRTGAIVEVPVGKALLGRVVDPLGNPLDGKGPIEATEKRRVDVKAPGILPRKSVHEPMQTGLKAIDALIPVGRGQRELVIGDRQTGKTAIILDTFLNQKPLHAGDDEDAKLYCIYVAVGQKRSTVAQFVKTLEDAGALEYSIVIAATASDAAPLQFLAPFAGCAMGEFFRDNSMHAVIGYDDLTKQAVAYRQMSLLLRRPPGREAFPGDVFYLHSRLLERAAKLNEDNGSGSLTALPVIETQGNDVSAFIPTNVISITDGQIFLETDLFYQGIRPAVNVGLSVSRVGSSAQIKAMKQVAGPIKGELAQYREMAAFAQFGSDLDATTQRLLNRGARLTELLKQPQFSPLKTEEQVAVIYAGVNGYLDNIAVDRVGDFEEGLLLFMRGEHKELLDAIWEKKALDADLTEKLKAALDAFAKNFA from the coding sequence ATGGATATTCGGGCCGCGGAAATTTCCGCTATCCTCAAGGACCAGATCAAGAGCTTCGGCCAGGAAGCCGAAGTTTCTGAAGTTGGTCAGGTGCTGTCCGTCGGTGACGGTATTGCTCGTGTGTATGGTCTGGACAAGGTTCAGGCTGGTGAAATGGTCGAGTTCCCGGGCGGTGTCCGGGGCATGGCTCTGAACCTGGAAAGCGACAACGTTGGTGTCGTTATCTTCGGTTCTGACCGCGGCATTAAAGAAGGTGACACGGTCAAGCGGACCGGCGCCATCGTTGAAGTTCCGGTTGGCAAGGCTCTGCTTGGCCGCGTTGTCGATCCGCTCGGCAACCCGCTGGACGGCAAGGGCCCGATCGAGGCAACCGAAAAGCGTCGCGTGGACGTCAAGGCTCCCGGTATTCTGCCGCGTAAGTCTGTTCACGAGCCGATGCAGACCGGCCTCAAGGCAATTGATGCGCTGATCCCGGTTGGTCGTGGCCAGCGTGAGCTTGTCATTGGTGACCGTCAGACCGGTAAGACCGCGATCATCCTCGACACCTTCCTGAACCAGAAGCCTCTGCATGCAGGCGACGACGAAGATGCAAAGCTGTACTGCATTTACGTTGCTGTCGGTCAGAAGCGCTCCACCGTCGCTCAGTTCGTGAAGACCCTGGAAGACGCTGGCGCGCTGGAATACTCCATCGTCATCGCCGCAACCGCATCGGACGCAGCGCCGCTGCAGTTCCTGGCGCCGTTTGCCGGTTGTGCGATGGGCGAGTTCTTCCGCGACAACTCCATGCATGCCGTGATCGGTTATGATGATCTGACCAAGCAGGCCGTGGCCTACCGTCAGATGTCCCTGCTGCTTCGTCGTCCGCCAGGACGTGAAGCTTTCCCTGGTGACGTTTTCTACCTTCACTCCCGTCTGCTCGAGCGTGCGGCGAAGCTGAACGAAGACAACGGTTCCGGTTCCCTGACCGCTCTGCCGGTCATTGAAACCCAGGGCAACGACGTTTCCGCGTTCATTCCGACCAACGTGATCTCGATCACCGATGGTCAGATCTTCCTTGAAACCGATCTGTTCTACCAGGGCATTCGCCCGGCCGTGAACGTTGGTCTCTCGGTTTCCCGCGTGGGCTCTTCCGCTCAGATCAAGGCGATGAAGCAGGTTGCTGGTCCGATTAAGGGTGAACTTGCCCAGTATCGTGAAATGGCCGCTTTCGCTCAGTTCGGTTCCGACCTTGATGCCACGACCCAGCGCCTGCTGAACCGTGGTGCGCGTCTGACCGAGCTGCTGAAGCAGCCTCAGTTCTCGCCGCTCAAGACGGAAGAACAGGTCGCGGTCATTTACGCTGGCGTGAACGGCTACCTCGACAACATTGCGGTTGATCGTGTCGGTGACTTCGAAGAAGGCCTGCTGCTCTTCATGCGCGGCGAGCACAAGGAACTCCTGGACGCGATCTGGGAAAAGAAGGCGCTTGACGCTGATCTGACGGAAAAGCTCAAGGCTGCGCTCGACGCGTTCGCCAAGAACTTCGCCTGA
- a CDS encoding F0F1 ATP synthase subunit gamma: protein MPSLKDLRNRIASVKATQKITKAMQMVAAAKLRRAQEAAEAARPYAERMEQVLANLAVAFEGRDDAPKLMSGTGNDQVHLLVVATAERGLCGGFNTNIAKLARDKARSLIAEGKTVKILCVGKKGFDAIKRELGQYVIKTIELRGMKNVAFSNADEIGAELLSMYADGEFDVCTLFYSKFESVIAQVPTAQQLIPADLPTEAAGGEGGAAAVYEYEPDEAEILEDLLPRNISVQVFRALLENAASEQGARMSAMDNATRNAGDMIDKLTISYNRQRQAQITTELIEIISGAEAL from the coding sequence ATGCCGAGCCTGAAGGACTTACGAAACCGCATCGCTTCCGTGAAGGCGACGCAGAAAATCACCAAGGCCATGCAAATGGTGGCTGCGGCGAAACTGCGTCGTGCCCAGGAAGCTGCGGAGGCTGCACGGCCCTATGCGGAACGCATGGAGCAGGTGCTAGCCAATCTCGCGGTTGCCTTTGAAGGCCGCGATGACGCCCCGAAGCTGATGTCCGGTACAGGCAATGATCAGGTCCATCTCCTGGTTGTTGCCACGGCGGAGCGCGGTCTTTGCGGCGGCTTCAACACGAACATTGCAAAGCTCGCACGCGACAAGGCGCGCAGCCTCATTGCTGAAGGCAAGACGGTGAAAATCCTCTGCGTCGGCAAGAAGGGCTTCGATGCCATCAAGCGTGAGCTTGGCCAATACGTCATCAAGACGATTGAGCTGCGCGGTATGAAGAATGTTGCATTCTCCAATGCGGATGAGATCGGCGCCGAGTTGCTGTCGATGTACGCCGATGGCGAATTCGATGTCTGCACACTGTTCTACTCCAAGTTCGAATCTGTGATTGCGCAGGTTCCGACTGCTCAGCAGCTGATCCCGGCAGACCTGCCGACTGAAGCTGCTGGCGGCGAAGGTGGAGCAGCAGCTGTCTATGAGTATGAGCCGGATGAGGCAGAGATCCTTGAGGATCTGCTTCCGCGCAACATCTCCGTTCAGGTCTTCCGGGCGCTGCTTGAAAACGCAGCTTCGGAGCAGGGTGCCCGTATGTCCGCGATGGACAACGCGACACGCAACGCCGGCGATATGATCGACAAATTGACGATCAGCTATAACCGTCAGCGTCAGGCACAGATCACGACGGAATTGATTGAAATTATCTCGGGCGCTGAAGCGCTCTGA
- the atpD gene encoding F0F1 ATP synthase subunit beta yields MADKKVGRITQVIGAVVDVKFDDHLPLILNALEADNQGTRLVLEVAQHLGENTVRTIAMDSTEGLVRGQEVVDTGSAIEVPVGDGTLGRIMNVIGEPVDEGGEIKHDAKRAIHQEAPEFIEQSTEAEILVTGIKVVDLLAPYAKGGKIGLFGGAGVGKTVLIMELINNIAKAHGGYSVFAGVGERTREGNDLYWEMIESGVNKEGGGEGSKAALVYGQMNEPPGARARVALTGLTIAEDFRDKGQDVLFFVDNIFRFTQAGSEVSALLGRIPSAVGYQPTLATDMGAMQERITTTHKGSITSVQAVYVPADDLTDPAPASTFAHLDATTVLNRSIAEKGIYPAVDPLDSTSRMLSANIIGEEHYNTARAVQVTLQRYKALQDIIAILGMDELSEEDKLTVARARKIERFLSQPFFVAEVFTGSPGKLVALEDTIKGFKGLVDGEYDHLPEAAFYMVGSMDEAIEKAQKLAAEAA; encoded by the coding sequence ATGGCTGACAAAAAAGTCGGACGGATCACCCAGGTCATCGGCGCCGTTGTCGACGTCAAGTTCGATGACCACCTGCCGCTGATCCTGAACGCTCTTGAAGCAGACAACCAGGGCACCCGTCTTGTGCTCGAAGTTGCTCAGCACCTGGGCGAAAACACGGTACGCACCATCGCGATGGACTCCACCGAGGGTCTGGTTCGCGGCCAGGAAGTTGTCGACACGGGCTCAGCTATTGAGGTTCCGGTTGGCGATGGCACCCTGGGCCGGATCATGAACGTGATCGGCGAGCCGGTTGATGAAGGCGGAGAGATCAAGCACGACGCCAAGCGTGCGATCCACCAGGAAGCTCCGGAATTCATCGAGCAGTCCACCGAAGCTGAAATCCTTGTAACGGGCATCAAGGTCGTTGACCTTCTCGCACCTTACGCAAAGGGTGGTAAGATCGGCCTGTTCGGCGGCGCCGGCGTTGGCAAGACCGTTCTAATCATGGAACTGATCAACAACATCGCTAAGGCGCACGGCGGTTACTCCGTTTTCGCCGGTGTTGGTGAGCGGACCCGTGAAGGTAACGATCTTTACTGGGAAATGATCGAATCCGGCGTGAACAAGGAAGGCGGCGGAGAAGGCTCCAAGGCAGCCTTGGTTTACGGCCAGATGAACGAGCCTCCCGGAGCCCGTGCCCGTGTTGCACTGACCGGTCTGACCATCGCTGAGGATTTCCGCGACAAGGGCCAGGACGTTCTGTTCTTCGTGGACAACATCTTCCGCTTTACCCAGGCTGGTTCCGAAGTGTCCGCACTTCTCGGCCGTATCCCGTCTGCTGTGGGCTATCAGCCGACACTGGCCACCGACATGGGTGCCATGCAGGAGCGGATCACGACCACGCACAAGGGTTCGATCACGTCTGTTCAGGCCGTTTACGTGCCTGCCGATGACTTGACCGATCCGGCGCCTGCTTCGACCTTTGCTCACTTGGATGCAACGACGGTTCTGAACCGCTCGATCGCGGAAAAGGGCATCTACCCGGCTGTGGATCCGCTCGACTCCACGTCCCGCATGCTCAGCGCCAACATCATCGGCGAGGAACACTACAATACGGCCCGTGCGGTTCAGGTGACCTTGCAGCGTTACAAGGCGCTCCAGGACATCATCGCCATCCTCGGCATGGACGAGCTGTCCGAAGAAGATAAGCTGACCGTGGCACGTGCTCGTAAGATCGAGCGCTTCCTGTCCCAGCCGTTCTTCGTTGCTGAAGTCTTCACTGGTTCTCCGGGCAAGCTCGTTGCTCTGGAAGATACCATCAAGGGCTTCAAGGGCCTCGTCGACGGCGAGTACGATCATCTTCCAGAAGCTGCCTTCTACATGGTCGGCTCTATGGACGAAGCGATCGAAAAGGCTCAGAAGCTGGCTGCGGAAGCTGCCTAA
- a CDS encoding F0F1 ATP synthase subunit epsilon, whose product MADLFQFELVSPERQLLSEQVLEVIVPGTEGEFGVLKNHSPFMSTIKPGILKVRKEGGTLDEYFVRGGFADVANTGLTILAEQATPVSEISADDLATQIKNAEEDVADAKGDDAKQKAEQALSHLRDVAEALKAA is encoded by the coding sequence ATGGCTGACTTATTCCAGTTCGAGTTGGTCTCGCCGGAGCGCCAGCTCCTGTCCGAACAGGTTCTTGAGGTCATCGTACCGGGAACCGAAGGCGAGTTTGGCGTTCTGAAGAACCACAGCCCGTTCATGTCCACCATCAAGCCGGGCATCCTGAAAGTCCGCAAGGAAGGTGGCACGTTGGACGAGTATTTCGTCCGCGGCGGTTTTGCCGATGTTGCGAACACTGGTCTGACTATCCTTGCCGAGCAGGCAACGCCAGTGTCCGAAATCAGTGCCGATGACCTGGCAACCCAGATCAAGAACGCTGAAGAAGACGTTGCCGATGCCAAGGGTGACGATGCAAAGCAGAAGGCAGAGCAGGCGCTCTCTCATCTGCGCGACGTTGCCGAGGCTCTCAAGGCTGCCTAA
- a CDS encoding phosphoribosylaminoimidazolesuccinocarboxamide synthase: MTVPNRVLDHAHIPELPNPYFGKVRDCYDLPDSRRILISSDRISAFDRILGSIPFKGQVLTQTAQFWFEHTADICANHVLAYPDSNVVIGKRLEILPVEIVVRGYLAGTTGTSILTRYKKGERSMYGHHLPDGLSDNEALPAAIITPTSKAFDGGHDEPLTADDIIAQDLLSKVQWDQISSIALSLFARGQQMAADRGLILVDTKYEFGADEEGNILLADEIHTPDSSRFWLADGYEKAFNAGERPPSFDKDIIRAWVDARCDPYKDPIPEIPAEMIEATSRVYMEAYEAITGQTFLPDTSGETPLARVRANLQPYFTQDVG; the protein is encoded by the coding sequence ATGACCGTTCCAAATCGCGTTCTCGATCATGCTCACATTCCCGAGCTGCCCAATCCCTATTTCGGCAAGGTCCGCGATTGCTACGACCTGCCGGATAGTCGTAGGATCCTGATCTCTTCCGACAGAATCTCCGCTTTCGACCGCATCCTTGGGTCTATTCCGTTCAAGGGGCAGGTGCTGACGCAAACCGCGCAATTCTGGTTCGAACACACAGCCGACATCTGCGCGAACCATGTGCTCGCCTATCCGGACTCCAACGTTGTCATCGGTAAGCGGTTAGAAATCCTTCCCGTCGAAATCGTCGTCAGGGGCTATCTGGCCGGAACGACAGGCACGTCGATCCTTACCCGCTACAAGAAGGGCGAACGTTCCATGTATGGCCATCACCTGCCCGATGGTCTCAGCGACAACGAAGCTCTGCCTGCAGCGATTATCACCCCAACCTCAAAGGCATTCGACGGGGGACACGACGAGCCGCTAACCGCCGATGACATCATCGCACAGGATCTGCTCAGCAAGGTACAATGGGACCAGATATCCTCGATCGCCCTAAGCCTCTTTGCCCGTGGCCAGCAGATGGCAGCGGATCGCGGATTGATCCTGGTTGATACCAAATACGAATTCGGCGCGGACGAGGAAGGCAACATCCTCCTGGCCGATGAAATCCATACTCCCGATAGTTCCCGTTTCTGGCTGGCCGACGGCTATGAGAAAGCCTTCAATGCCGGAGAACGACCACCATCTTTCGACAAGGATATCATTCGTGCCTGGGTAGATGCGCGATGCGATCCCTATAAAGATCCGATCCCAGAGATACCAGCGGAGATGATCGAGGCGACGTCAAGGGTCTATATGGAAGCCTATGAGGCCATCACTGGCCAGACGTTCCTACCCGACACGAGCGGCGAGACCCCTCTGGCGCGCGTTCGGGCAAATTTACAGCCCTACTTCACGCAAGATGTCGGCTGA